One SAR202 cluster bacterium genomic window carries:
- a CDS encoding thiamine pyrophosphate-binding protein produces MTMIGRVIMAKMTGARFIAETFKGYGVSTVFFVPSILKLGLVEMEKVGIRRILCHSEKSAAYMADAYARVTHRPGVAMAQSVGAANLASGLQDAYLASSPVIAISGRAPMAKRPNHNYQEIDHRPLYDPVTKYNVYVDTPQQLAPHLRQAFREAVSGTPGPVHLDLSGIRGEEVTEVEADYDVIIEETFASYPPFRPEPESERVRQAARLLAQAQRPVMVAGGGATASGASAEVVKLAEMLSMPVATALNGKNLIPDNHPLSVGVVGTYSRWCANQVVYEADLVLYVGSQTSDQSTNVWTTPKKGTKVIQIDINPEELGRSYPNVVSLMGDARQTLRKIIEASEAISRPSWTKRAQDLVKQWRQELEPKMTSQDAPTRPERLCRELSNWLPGNSVLVSDTGHAGIWTGTMVDLTQPGQTFIRCAGSLGWGFPAALGAKAAAPERPVVCFTGDGGMWYHIGELETAVRSGLNAIIVVNNNRSLNQDRAGVERAYGSAPGNKEEIWVFNDVDFAKVAQSMGAAGIRVNKPGQLKGALEQALEESKRKPVVVDVVTDKDIIAPLAKMPG; encoded by the coding sequence ATGACGATGATAGGGAGAGTAATCATGGCAAAGATGACGGGGGCGAGGTTTATTGCGGAGACGTTTAAGGGGTACGGCGTCAGCACGGTGTTTTTTGTGCCGTCCATACTCAAGCTGGGGCTGGTGGAGATGGAGAAGGTGGGCATACGCCGCATCTTGTGTCATTCGGAGAAGAGCGCGGCGTACATGGCCGACGCCTATGCTCGTGTGACGCACCGCCCAGGGGTGGCGATGGCCCAGTCGGTGGGGGCGGCCAACCTGGCGTCCGGCTTGCAGGACGCGTACCTGGCCTCGTCGCCGGTTATCGCGATATCTGGACGCGCGCCCATGGCGAAGCGGCCTAACCACAACTATCAGGAAATCGACCACCGCCCTCTGTACGACCCCGTGACCAAGTACAACGTGTACGTCGATACGCCGCAGCAGCTGGCACCACACTTGCGGCAGGCCTTTCGCGAGGCGGTGAGCGGGACGCCCGGGCCGGTGCACCTGGACCTGTCGGGCATACGGGGGGAGGAAGTGACGGAGGTGGAGGCGGACTATGATGTGATCATTGAGGAGACCTTTGCTTCGTACCCGCCCTTCCGGCCTGAGCCTGAGTCGGAGCGGGTGCGGCAGGCGGCGCGGCTGCTGGCCCAGGCACAGCGACCGGTGATGGTGGCGGGCGGCGGGGCGACGGCCTCGGGGGCGTCGGCGGAGGTGGTGAAGCTGGCGGAGATGCTTTCGATGCCTGTGGCGACGGCGCTGAATGGTAAGAATTTGATACCGGACAACCACCCGCTGTCGGTGGGCGTGGTGGGGACGTATTCGAGGTGGTGCGCCAACCAGGTGGTGTACGAGGCGGACCTGGTGCTGTACGTGGGAAGCCAGACCTCCGACCAGTCGACCAACGTGTGGACGACGCCCAAGAAGGGCACCAAGGTCATCCAGATTGACATAAATCCTGAAGAGTTGGGACGCAGCTACCCCAACGTGGTGTCGCTGATGGGGGACGCTCGGCAGACACTGCGGAAGATCATCGAAGCGTCGGAGGCGATATCCAGGCCGTCGTGGACCAAGCGGGCGCAGGACTTAGTGAAACAGTGGCGGCAGGAGTTGGAGCCGAAGATGACGTCGCAAGATGCGCCGACTCGTCCGGAGCGATTGTGCCGCGAGTTGAGCAATTGGCTGCCTGGAAACTCGGTGCTGGTGTCGGACACCGGGCATGCGGGGATATGGACGGGGACTATGGTGGACCTGACGCAGCCCGGGCAGACGTTCATTCGATGCGCGGGGTCGCTGGGGTGGGGGTTCCCGGCGGCGTTGGGGGCCAAGGCGGCGGCGCCGGAGCGGCCTGTGGTGTGCTTCACCGGTGACGGCGGCATGTGGTACCACATCGGCGAGCTGGAGACGGCGGTGCGCAGCGGGCTGAACGCCATCATCGTTGTCAACAACAACCGGTCGCTGAACCAGGACCGGGCGGGCGTGGAGCGGGCCTACGGCAGCGCGCCGGGGAACAAAGAAGAGATTTGGGTGTTCAACGACGTCGACTTCGCCAAGGTGGCCCAATCCATGGGCGCGGCGGGGATTCGGGTGAATAAGCCGGGGCAGCTTAAGGGTGCGCTGGAGCAGGCGCTGGAGGAGTCCAAGCGAAAGCCAGTGGTGGTGGATGTGGTGACGGACAAGGATATCATCGCGCCGCTGGCGAAGATGCCGGGGTAA
- a CDS encoding aryldialkylphosphatase, which yields MTSPRTGKIQTVLGLIEPSELGVTLSHEHLVFDFSPNFVEPEEPELKALARAPISLSNLGWLQYNWRSSLDNMTFLDQKAASEEVSRFAKAGGRSIVDTTSIGIGRDPGALVYISKATGVNIVMGAGYYVAGSHPKDMSKRSEDQITREIVADVTKGVGATGVRAGIIGEIGCSWPWEANERKAVRAAGRAQSETGAALAIHPGRSEEAPFQIIDELKSVGADISRTVMCHVCRTMYNRDKLLRLAETGIVLEWDLFGHEDTHYPFNEAPTPSDLQRIEQIKWVLDHGFEDQVLISHDICTKQRLARYGGHGFTHLTKYVTLRMERVGITEGQIDKMIQQTPRRVLAFA from the coding sequence GTGACCTCGCCAAGGACAGGAAAGATTCAGACGGTGCTGGGGCTTATAGAGCCTTCGGAGCTAGGGGTGACGCTGAGCCATGAACACCTGGTGTTTGATTTTAGCCCCAACTTCGTCGAACCTGAGGAGCCGGAGTTAAAAGCGCTGGCGAGAGCGCCGATATCGCTGAGCAACCTGGGGTGGCTGCAATACAACTGGCGCTCCAGCCTCGACAATATGACGTTCCTCGACCAGAAGGCGGCGTCGGAAGAGGTGTCGCGGTTTGCCAAGGCGGGAGGCAGGAGCATCGTCGACACTACTAGCATTGGCATAGGGCGGGACCCCGGGGCGCTGGTGTACATATCCAAGGCTACGGGCGTGAACATAGTCATGGGGGCGGGGTATTACGTCGCGGGCAGCCATCCGAAGGATATGAGCAAGCGCAGCGAGGACCAGATAACTCGCGAGATAGTGGCCGACGTGACCAAGGGCGTCGGCGCGACGGGGGTGAGGGCAGGGATTATTGGGGAGATTGGTTGCTCGTGGCCGTGGGAGGCCAACGAGCGGAAGGCGGTGCGGGCGGCGGGCAGGGCGCAGTCGGAGACGGGGGCGGCGCTGGCGATCCACCCGGGGCGCAGCGAGGAGGCACCGTTCCAGATTATCGATGAGCTGAAGTCGGTGGGGGCGGACATCAGCCGTACGGTTATGTGCCACGTCTGCCGCACAATGTACAATCGCGACAAGCTGCTGAGGCTGGCGGAGACGGGGATAGTGCTGGAGTGGGACCTGTTCGGCCATGAGGATACTCACTACCCGTTTAACGAAGCGCCGACGCCGTCGGACTTACAGCGTATCGAGCAGATAAAGTGGGTGCTGGACCATGGGTTTGAGGACCAGGTGCTAATATCGCACGATATATGCACCAAGCAGAGGCTGGCAAGGTATGGGGGGCACGGGTTTACGCATCTGACGAAGTATGTGACGCTGAGGATGGAGAGGGTGGGGATTACGGAGGGGCAGATAGATAAGATGATCCAACAGACACCGCGTCGGGTGCTGGCGTTTGCCTGA